In Aquimarina sp. TRL1, a single window of DNA contains:
- a CDS encoding VWA domain-containing protein — protein MKSTIYKYPFTAILAQEDLKLCLLLNLVDPSIGGVLATGDKGTAKTTTVRALSQLMGEEFPFVNLPIGATEDRVLGSINLEVLINQKQTVIDKGLLAKANSGFLYIDEVNLLNDYLMDVLLDASASGGYNLEREGISQWQESRFCLVGTMNPEEGALRPQLLDRFGLSVTVNTPDQIAIRKKIAMLRLTYDSDPTLFYKQYEAEEQDIRDQVLRAKKRLHAIKIPDEVQEICARLTLKYQVEGMRADILLLKTVRAYAAFMNESQITEEMVHIIAPYVLAHRSKEYTPQKEEETPPDDSSSEQTSNEQQQTTANKDAFQLPQSVQSGLKFMTRHTAKKKEVSLDMLDQYIDGRNYETFVEEIAVSSSVKKYMATGTFEAIRKRITKRTQTNVVFLVDTSSSMTKNTQIAFIKGIIERTLMQYPGKKIQYAIVGLYQHTARIIQGFTTDSKQILKEVYSLRTGGKTNLGAAFFKVYELLKSISFKTVQLFVFTDGKINTGSGSPFSYAIETYKKYLSKIPQATIVDTENGFVKLGRSKEIAAQLQLKYLSINDL, from the coding sequence ATGAAATCCACCATATACAAGTATCCTTTTACGGCAATTTTGGCCCAGGAGGATTTGAAGTTATGTTTGTTACTTAACTTAGTTGATCCGTCAATCGGCGGAGTATTAGCTACAGGAGATAAAGGGACTGCAAAAACAACCACTGTACGGGCACTAAGTCAATTAATGGGCGAGGAATTCCCCTTTGTTAATCTTCCTATCGGAGCGACAGAAGATCGAGTTTTGGGAAGTATTAATTTAGAAGTACTAATTAATCAAAAACAGACGGTTATTGATAAAGGATTATTGGCAAAAGCAAATAGTGGCTTTCTGTATATTGATGAGGTAAATTTGCTCAATGATTATTTGATGGATGTATTATTAGATGCATCAGCAAGTGGAGGATATAACCTGGAGCGGGAAGGAATTTCTCAATGGCAGGAGAGCAGGTTTTGTTTGGTCGGTACTATGAACCCTGAAGAAGGGGCTTTACGACCACAGTTATTGGATCGTTTCGGACTAAGTGTAACGGTTAATACGCCTGATCAAATAGCCATACGCAAAAAAATAGCGATGCTTCGATTGACATACGATAGTGATCCTACTCTTTTTTATAAACAATACGAAGCAGAAGAGCAAGATATCAGAGATCAGGTCCTGAGAGCTAAAAAGCGCTTACATGCAATAAAGATTCCTGATGAAGTACAGGAAATTTGTGCCAGATTAACGCTAAAATATCAGGTAGAAGGAATGAGAGCAGATATTCTTTTGCTTAAAACAGTAAGAGCGTATGCTGCTTTTATGAATGAATCCCAGATCACAGAAGAGATGGTACATATAATAGCTCCGTATGTATTGGCGCATAGGAGTAAAGAATATACTCCCCAAAAAGAAGAAGAAACGCCACCTGATGATTCTTCTTCAGAGCAAACAAGCAATGAGCAACAACAAACGACAGCTAATAAAGACGCATTTCAATTGCCACAATCGGTACAAAGCGGACTGAAGTTTATGACCAGGCATACAGCCAAAAAGAAAGAAGTTTCTTTGGATATGTTGGATCAGTATATTGACGGGAGAAATTATGAAACTTTTGTAGAAGAGATTGCGGTAAGCTCAAGTGTTAAAAAATATATGGCCACAGGAACCTTTGAAGCCATACGCAAGCGAATTACAAAAAGAACACAAACCAATGTAGTGTTTTTGGTAGATACTAGTAGCTCAATGACAAAAAATACCCAGATTGCTTTTATCAAAGGAATCATTGAGCGAACACTGATGCAATATCCGGGAAAGAAAATACAATATGCTATTGTAGGGTTATATCAGCATACAGCCAGAATTATTCAAGGTTTTACAACTGATTCCAAGCAAATACTAAAAGAAGTGTATTCCCTGAGAACAGGAGGAAAAACAAATCTGGGAGCGGCTTTTTTTAAAGTATATGAATTATTAAAATCGATTTCCTTTAAAACAGTCCAGCTTTTTGTCTTTACAGATGGAAAGATTAATACAGGTTCAGGGAGTCCTTTTTCATATGCTATAGAAACCTACAAAAAATATTTGTCCAAAATACCTCAGGCAACCATAGTCGATACAGAAAATGGTTTCGTAAAATTAGGACGTTCAAAAGAAATAGCTGCTCAGCTGCAACTGAAGTATCTTTCAATAAACGATTTATAA
- a CDS encoding heparan-alpha-glucosaminide N-acetyltransferase domain-containing protein codes for MSYIITSPAVRSRRILFGIVLSLAVLSHTRIFFYQWYTDPTNLATTNIGLFFVQFIAYTFAPATYILCGIHLYLKNQHKEKTAIAGSIAKKGLILIVLELTLNSFLWNFDPYFRTIGVLILGSLGIAFLVLAFLQFLPKKFLAVLGVLIITAHHFLDGIVMKGHSLLSIIWYIIYQKQFIVIEEQLFIFSYTLLPWLGLLLLGYAFGNYFNTGFPAHIRRKRMLITAGILITLFFVIRTINGYGEVPWKYQKDTITTVIDFFNITKYPASLAFITITTGIVLLLLYSAERWRFRGFHFFETLGRFPLFTYLLSTFVIHFTAMLFYRIMNGSWDLMTITVTSYAPTSPLMSYGYPLWVVYMFWGVFMGVLYGCCRVCNKKIQSCIQ; via the coding sequence ATGAGTTATATTATTACCTCTCCGGCAGTACGATCCAGAAGGATTTTGTTCGGAATTGTTCTATCATTAGCTGTTTTAAGTCATACCAGGATATTTTTTTATCAGTGGTATACCGATCCTACCAATCTGGCAACCACCAATATTGGATTGTTTTTTGTTCAATTTATAGCGTATACATTTGCACCGGCTACTTATATTCTTTGCGGGATTCATTTATATCTCAAGAATCAACATAAAGAAAAAACAGCCATAGCCGGATCTATTGCTAAGAAAGGATTAATTCTTATTGTTTTAGAGCTTACGCTAAATAGTTTTTTGTGGAATTTTGACCCGTATTTTAGGACGATAGGAGTGCTGATTTTAGGGAGTTTGGGAATTGCATTTTTGGTTCTTGCATTCTTGCAGTTCTTGCCTAAAAAGTTTTTAGCAGTATTGGGGGTTCTTATTATTACAGCACATCATTTTTTGGATGGAATTGTAATGAAAGGACACTCACTTTTATCGATCATTTGGTATATAATTTATCAGAAACAATTTATTGTCATAGAAGAGCAGTTGTTTATTTTTAGTTATACATTGCTCCCCTGGTTGGGATTACTATTACTGGGGTATGCTTTTGGAAACTATTTCAATACGGGATTTCCGGCTCATATACGAAGAAAAAGAATGCTAATTACCGCAGGAATATTGATCACTCTTTTTTTTGTAATTAGAACTATTAACGGGTATGGAGAAGTACCCTGGAAATATCAGAAAGACACAATTACAACTGTAATAGACTTTTTTAATATAACCAAATATCCCGCTTCTTTAGCATTTATAACCATAACAACAGGAATCGTACTTCTCTTATTGTATAGTGCTGAAAGGTGGAGATTTAGGGGGTTTCATTTTTTTGAAACACTGGGTAGGTTTCCATTGTTTACTTATTTGTTAAGTACCTTTGTTATACATTTTACAGCGATGCTTTTTTATCGGATAATGAACGGTTCCTGGGATTTGATGACCATTACCGTTACTTCATATGCTCCTACCAGTCCATTAATGTCTTATGGATATCCATTATGGGTTGTATATATGTTTTGGGGGGTATTTATGGGAGTATTATACGGTTGCTGTCGGGTCTGTAACAAGAAAATCCAAAGTTGTATACAGTAA
- a CDS encoding sirohydrochlorin chelatase, with the protein MKEGILLCGHGSRREAAVTSFKRLVTILKDRYQDSYEVDYGFLEFNHPTYEAAVERMYLNGIRKIYALPVILFAGSHAKNDIPYELNTIQSYYEDLHIAMAKHIGVNSFLLDLAAKRIKETEATIPGFNRKESCLVVVGRGTTDPDANSDVCKLTSMLWEGLGYGFATTAYSGTAYPSVKESLLLTEKLGFKRTIVIPFFFFTGVLLERIYSQVTAMDDKVADQEFIYTDPFGTDELLLKAFDERLEEAKTGTANMNCQLCKYRKQVIGFESDYGKEQIGHHLNVKGILFEEDEKPGEKKNTLGHKIKKVLGI; encoded by the coding sequence TTGAAAGAAGGCATTTTACTATGTGGTCATGGAAGCAGAAGGGAAGCTGCTGTCACATCCTTCAAACGTTTGGTTACAATTTTAAAAGATCGTTATCAGGACAGTTATGAAGTGGATTATGGTTTTTTAGAGTTTAACCATCCTACTTATGAAGCAGCTGTAGAGCGGATGTACCTCAATGGTATCCGAAAAATCTATGCACTCCCCGTTATCTTATTTGCCGGTTCTCATGCCAAGAATGATATCCCGTATGAGCTAAATACAATACAATCATATTATGAGGATCTTCATATTGCCATGGCAAAACACATTGGTGTTAATTCTTTTTTACTGGACCTTGCTGCAAAACGAATTAAAGAAACTGAAGCTACCATCCCTGGTTTCAACAGAAAAGAAAGTTGCCTGGTAGTCGTAGGACGTGGAACAACTGACCCTGATGCGAATAGTGATGTCTGCAAATTAACCAGTATGCTCTGGGAAGGTTTGGGGTACGGATTTGCTACTACTGCCTATAGTGGAACTGCCTACCCTTCTGTAAAAGAATCTCTCCTTCTTACAGAAAAATTAGGTTTTAAAAGAACTATTGTCATCCCATTCTTTTTCTTTACGGGGGTACTACTAGAACGAATATACAGTCAGGTAACAGCTATGGATGACAAGGTTGCGGATCAGGAATTTATCTATACAGATCCTTTTGGAACGGATGAGCTCCTCCTTAAAGCTTTTGATGAGCGACTGGAAGAAGCCAAAACCGGAACTGCCAATATGAACTGCCAATTGTGCAAATACAGGAAACAAGTAATAGGTTTTGAATCTGATTATGGAAAAGAACAAATCGGTCATCATCTCAATGTCAAAGGAATTTTATTTGAAGAAGATGAAAAGCCCGGAGAAAAGAAAAATACGCTAGGTCATAAAATAAAAAAGGTTCTGGGAATATAG
- the tssD gene encoding type VI secretion system tube protein TssD: protein MISYIVLSIESQTQIINSMGFKAELTIDNNVYPLLFCHYEVSQTADHTGRPNPYITAGIIDIRLPMTRDDLLVDWVLQPSLMKKGTITIYRYDMSAVETTIHFYNAYGLHYHLEFDAESAQTAYIDFRIGAGELHLNELIHENRWNPERYEAPIAQNTTTMLTPVINTVQWVHPETQESIEQTTYNETVSLSGSIQHPEGNAFQIHIRKKDGSLIEEGREELVFSETLDSDGTFELTAIEIKEQWADFKQGEIDELIARVTHGGITKKSAPLQLTPPPKVIVDFRPGKKYNGEYGFDYMRDKKTKADKLTYKDILGENYEYNKTKKKWVEKFTKYTTDTKYNDLKDNHYKTITFPWHKDSKGKEIEYIQSWLTVYPKQTVILSLQVDTIENLNEVAMCLEYDTDLFTLSTDTIPAQGKKNTKKRLKDFLTLECKKEFDTDQIIKVTYGNRQLGQLNILANAKAKRKKAEVVFVKVKTNLKGSILQGSTTNKKGRKESIELIKFLKQGLVTANTAEVEFDLTATDATTKKPKYPNFNKNFTTVNSKGLKILNKHHNTIKTETLVNFIESAFNKTNPTYANHFKIFVFGDKGGKHKYKTVLDPKTKKKVKKKDGVKGLGGYAKAIKSQAVIVFAGRNDATTTHELLHAIGLHHSFEYKKDFSYKKGDTYNIMDYSHLPKYGSKKRNHIWLWQIKKLWANTNIKPE from the coding sequence ATGATTAGTTATATTGTGCTATCAATAGAATCACAAACACAAATCATCAATAGTATGGGCTTTAAAGCAGAACTAACTATAGACAATAACGTATATCCGCTATTGTTCTGTCATTATGAAGTCTCACAGACAGCAGATCATACAGGTCGTCCCAATCCCTATATCACAGCAGGGATTATCGATATTCGGCTTCCTATGACCCGGGACGATCTATTAGTAGATTGGGTATTGCAACCTTCTCTAATGAAGAAGGGAACCATCACCATTTATAGATATGATATGAGCGCTGTAGAAACCACTATTCATTTCTATAATGCTTATGGGTTACATTATCACCTGGAGTTTGATGCCGAATCAGCACAAACTGCTTATATTGATTTTAGAATTGGTGCAGGAGAATTACACCTTAATGAGCTGATCCATGAGAATAGATGGAATCCGGAGAGATATGAAGCTCCGATAGCACAAAACACTACAACCATGCTCACTCCTGTAATCAATACCGTACAATGGGTACATCCGGAAACACAGGAATCTATAGAACAAACTACGTATAATGAGACCGTCTCACTAAGTGGTAGCATCCAACACCCGGAGGGGAATGCTTTCCAAATACATATTCGCAAAAAAGACGGAAGCCTAATAGAAGAAGGTAGAGAAGAACTGGTATTTAGTGAGACCTTAGATAGTGACGGAACTTTTGAACTCACCGCCATAGAAATCAAAGAACAATGGGCGGATTTTAAACAGGGGGAAATAGATGAACTTATCGCCAGGGTAACCCATGGAGGAATTACTAAGAAAAGTGCCCCTCTGCAACTTACACCTCCTCCCAAAGTTATTGTAGATTTTAGACCAGGTAAAAAATACAACGGGGAGTATGGTTTTGACTATATGCGGGATAAAAAGACTAAAGCCGACAAACTTACCTACAAAGATATTTTAGGGGAGAATTACGAGTACAACAAAACAAAAAAGAAATGGGTTGAAAAATTCACAAAATATACCACAGATACAAAATACAACGATTTAAAAGACAACCACTACAAAACTATTACTTTTCCTTGGCACAAAGATAGCAAGGGTAAAGAAATAGAATATATACAAAGTTGGTTAACTGTATACCCTAAACAAACTGTAATTTTAAGCTTGCAGGTAGATACTATCGAAAATCTTAACGAAGTAGCGATGTGTTTAGAATACGATACCGACTTATTTACCTTAAGTACAGATACCATACCCGCACAAGGCAAAAAGAATACTAAAAAACGACTAAAAGACTTTTTAACTTTAGAGTGTAAAAAAGAATTTGATACCGACCAAATTATAAAAGTAACGTATGGCAACCGCCAACTGGGGCAACTAAACATACTAGCCAATGCTAAAGCAAAACGTAAAAAAGCAGAAGTGGTATTTGTAAAAGTGAAAACCAATTTAAAAGGAAGTATATTACAAGGAAGTACAACGAATAAAAAGGGGAGAAAAGAAAGTATTGAGCTTATTAAGTTTTTAAAACAAGGATTAGTAACAGCAAATACTGCCGAAGTTGAATTTGATTTAACAGCAACAGATGCCACTACCAAAAAACCAAAATATCCTAATTTTAATAAAAATTTTACTACTGTTAATAGTAAAGGTTTGAAAATACTCAATAAACATCATAATACTATAAAAACGGAGACGTTGGTAAATTTTATAGAAAGTGCGTTTAACAAGACCAACCCTACCTATGCCAACCATTTTAAAATATTCGTATTCGGAGATAAAGGAGGAAAGCATAAATACAAAACAGTGCTTGATCCAAAAACTAAAAAGAAAGTTAAGAAAAAAGATGGTGTAAAAGGATTAGGTGGGTATGCAAAAGCCATTAAAAGCCAAGCCGTAATTGTATTTGCTGGCAGGAACGATGCTACTACTACACACGAATTGTTACACGCTATTGGTTTGCATCATTCTTTTGAGTATAAGAAAGATTTTTCATACAAAAAAGGTGACACCTACAATATTATGGATTATTCACACCTTCCTAAATATGGGAGTAAAAAACGAAATCACATTTGGTTATGGCAAATAAAAAAGCTGTGGGCAAATACAAACATAAAACCCGAATAA
- the cobN gene encoding cobaltochelatase subunit CobN, whose protein sequence is MHLIATIPGGWNPDDDGIFYIDQQPGDIVFLSAGDTEIHSMNEAYKVLHNRERGKLPSLRMTNLVYLKQELTIDTYLEEVVEKAKVVICSMLGGLSYYKYLVESLVALQKHVGNTLILIPSHEPDVELMKLSSVSLDKVHQCRQYLQEGGKENSIALLQYIQAISFEQSGKIIAPKTVSDVFLYIPEKGIVTQETLDLHSTDDRPIAFILAYRAHYLANNMEPLEVLSTSLKKQGINVCIAFAHNLRDTRLVETLYDMIIDEGRRSIHAIINTTGFTIKPMDGTSFIFEKLGVPVFQAILSTTNKTVWEEGLFGLPPTDIAMNIALPEIDGRIIGRAISFKKEIEKDPLTDSAIVKYEAYQPACDFTAALTKNWIRLQQISNADKKVAIILPNYPNKDSRLANGVGLDTPQSCVEVLNKLKREGYTVGSAVPETGTALMHWITQVTTNDVTTLETRPHAIRYAKPDFDKRFSSLSDQLKKDILEQWGPAEDDPYFVGDGFVVSGFLLENIFVSIQPSRGYNQDPQAIYHSPDLPPTYQYLAYYFWLQDVYRADAVIHLGKHGNLEWLPGKSVSLDETSCYPAAIFGPLPHFYPFIINDPGEGTQAKRRNQAVILDHLIPPMTRAETYGSLIKLEHLVDEYYEASSVDPKRSRVLEGEIAALVKETKLHVDLGIATDDVDELLVKLDGYLCELKEAQIRDGLHIFGKAPIAEQYIDLLIALHRVPVYGKMGITQALATDLGITQNILEIPYEEVLEVVIDEVRYRSAGAVIARLEEKVKTYVIAYLEEGVLPTALPNTISVLEYIKNETAQAVAKTTDELDFLIDGLNGKYIPSGPSGAPTRGRVDLLPTGRNFYSVDVRTIPTETAYRLGEKSALLLIERYLQENGDYPETIGISVWGTSTMRTGGDDIAQAFALMGVRPIWKNANRRVSDFEIIPLFMLGRPRVDVTLRISGFFRDAFPDVINLFNKVVAKVASLEEPLEENPIRKRVLEESAYWKKQGLSEEVANDRALYRVFGSKPGAYGAGLQAVIDEKNWKTQEDLAKVYINWSGYAYGSARKGVSAHEAFRNRLNAMQIVLQNQDNREHDILDSDDYYQFQGGLANAVKTTKGEEATIYFGDHSRPETPKIKSLKEELHKVYRSRVVNPKWISGVQRHGYKGAFEMAATLDYLFAYDATTNLVDDFMYEGITASYLLDPENKKFIKENNPWALRDMSERLLEAIQRGMWEHPSDEIKNQLEELYIEGEGQVE, encoded by the coding sequence ATGCATTTAATAGCGACGATACCCGGAGGATGGAATCCGGATGATGATGGAATATTTTATATTGATCAACAACCCGGAGATATTGTATTTCTCAGTGCGGGGGATACGGAGATTCATTCTATGAATGAAGCATATAAAGTATTGCATAACCGAGAGAGAGGAAAGTTACCAAGCTTGAGAATGACCAATCTGGTGTATCTGAAACAAGAATTAACTATAGATACCTATTTAGAGGAAGTTGTAGAAAAGGCAAAGGTAGTCATATGTAGTATGTTGGGGGGATTGAGCTATTATAAATATCTGGTGGAATCACTAGTGGCGCTTCAGAAACATGTAGGAAATACACTGATTTTGATTCCTTCTCATGAACCAGATGTAGAATTAATGAAATTATCTTCTGTTTCTCTGGATAAAGTACATCAGTGTCGTCAATATCTGCAAGAAGGAGGAAAAGAAAATTCAATAGCTTTATTACAATATATACAGGCGATTAGTTTTGAACAGTCGGGGAAAATAATTGCACCAAAAACGGTTTCAGATGTGTTTCTGTATATTCCGGAAAAAGGAATTGTTACACAGGAGACACTGGATTTGCATAGTACAGATGATCGCCCGATAGCATTTATATTGGCCTATAGAGCACATTATTTAGCGAATAATATGGAACCCTTGGAGGTACTTAGTACTTCACTTAAGAAACAAGGAATAAATGTTTGTATTGCCTTTGCTCATAATCTAAGAGATACTAGGTTAGTAGAGACACTTTATGATATGATAATAGATGAGGGAAGGCGAAGCATACATGCTATTATTAATACGACAGGTTTTACGATTAAACCAATGGATGGGACCTCTTTTATTTTCGAAAAATTAGGAGTTCCTGTTTTTCAGGCGATATTGTCGACTACCAATAAAACCGTTTGGGAAGAAGGATTGTTCGGACTTCCTCCGACCGATATAGCAATGAATATTGCACTTCCGGAGATTGATGGTCGAATTATCGGCAGAGCTATTTCTTTCAAAAAAGAAATCGAAAAAGACCCGTTGACAGATAGTGCAATTGTAAAATATGAAGCCTATCAACCTGCCTGTGATTTTACAGCTGCGTTGACTAAAAATTGGATTCGTTTACAGCAAATTTCAAATGCAGATAAAAAAGTAGCGATTATTCTTCCTAATTATCCGAATAAAGATAGTCGTTTAGCTAATGGAGTAGGGTTGGACACTCCGCAAAGTTGCGTAGAAGTATTAAATAAATTAAAAAGAGAAGGATATACTGTTGGATCAGCTGTACCAGAAACAGGAACAGCATTAATGCACTGGATAACGCAGGTGACGACTAATGATGTTACAACGCTCGAAACCAGACCGCATGCAATAAGGTATGCAAAACCAGATTTTGACAAAAGATTTTCTTCTTTGTCGGATCAGCTCAAAAAAGATATTTTGGAGCAATGGGGACCAGCTGAAGACGATCCGTATTTTGTAGGAGATGGTTTTGTAGTATCGGGATTTTTACTGGAAAATATTTTTGTGAGTATTCAGCCTTCAAGAGGATATAATCAAGACCCGCAGGCAATTTATCATTCACCGGATCTACCTCCTACCTATCAGTATCTGGCATACTATTTTTGGTTACAAGATGTATATCGGGCAGATGCCGTTATTCATTTAGGAAAACATGGAAACCTGGAATGGCTTCCGGGAAAGAGTGTGTCTCTTGACGAAACAAGCTGTTATCCGGCAGCAATTTTTGGTCCGTTGCCTCACTTTTATCCATTTATTATTAATGATCCAGGAGAAGGAACACAGGCTAAAAGAAGAAATCAGGCAGTGATTCTGGATCACCTCATTCCTCCTATGACCAGAGCGGAAACATATGGGAGTTTGATAAAACTGGAACATCTTGTTGATGAATATTATGAAGCCTCTTCTGTAGATCCTAAAAGAAGTAGGGTGTTAGAAGGAGAAATAGCGGCTTTGGTCAAAGAAACAAAGCTTCATGTTGATCTTGGGATCGCTACAGATGATGTAGATGAATTACTGGTAAAACTTGACGGGTATCTATGTGAATTAAAAGAAGCGCAAATTCGGGATGGGTTACATATTTTTGGGAAAGCTCCGATAGCAGAACAATATATTGATTTATTAATAGCACTTCACAGAGTTCCTGTGTATGGAAAAATGGGAATTACGCAGGCATTAGCAACCGATTTAGGGATTACACAAAATATTCTGGAGATTCCTTATGAAGAAGTATTAGAGGTGGTTATTGATGAGGTACGCTATAGATCTGCTGGTGCTGTCATTGCTAGATTAGAAGAAAAGGTCAAAACATATGTCATTGCTTATCTGGAAGAAGGAGTTTTACCCACAGCACTTCCTAATACAATATCCGTATTAGAATATATTAAAAATGAGACAGCACAAGCTGTAGCAAAAACAACAGACGAATTAGATTTCTTAATCGATGGATTAAACGGGAAATATATTCCATCTGGTCCTTCAGGAGCTCCGACAAGAGGGAGAGTAGATCTGTTGCCGACCGGTAGAAACTTTTATTCGGTAGATGTTAGAACCATTCCGACAGAAACGGCGTACCGATTGGGAGAAAAGAGTGCTTTATTGTTAATAGAACGGTATTTACAGGAGAATGGGGACTATCCGGAAACGATAGGGATTTCTGTATGGGGGACGTCTACCATGAGAACTGGAGGAGATGATATTGCACAGGCATTTGCTTTGATGGGAGTACGTCCCATCTGGAAAAATGCAAATAGGAGAGTCAGTGATTTTGAGATCATTCCTTTGTTTATGTTAGGAAGACCGAGAGTAGATGTTACTTTGCGTATTTCCGGTTTTTTTAGAGATGCATTTCCCGATGTGATTAATTTGTTTAATAAGGTGGTAGCTAAAGTAGCCTCACTGGAAGAGCCTCTGGAGGAAAATCCTATTCGCAAAAGGGTTTTAGAAGAAAGTGCTTATTGGAAAAAACAGGGATTGTCTGAAGAAGTGGCAAATGACCGTGCTTTATACAGGGTCTTTGGTTCTAAACCGGGAGCTTATGGAGCAGGATTACAGGCTGTCATAGATGAAAAGAACTGGAAAACACAAGAAGATCTTGCAAAGGTCTATATAAACTGGAGTGGATATGCATATGGAAGTGCCAGAAAAGGAGTATCGGCACATGAAGCGTTTCGCAATCGTCTGAATGCTATGCAGATTGTTTTGCAAAATCAGGATAACAGGGAACATGATATTCTGGATAGTGATGATTATTACCAGTTTCAAGGAGGGCTGGCAAATGCCGTAAAAACTACAAAAGGAGAAGAGGCGACGATCTATTTTGGGGATCATTCCCGACCAGAAACCCCAAAGATAAAATCATTAAAAGAAGAATTGCATAAAGTATACCGATCAAGAGTTGTAAATCCGAAATGGATTTCGGGAGTACAGCGGCATGGGTATAAAGGAGCCTTTGAAATGGCAGCTACACTGGATTATTTATTTGCATATGATGCAACTACTAATCTGGTTGATGATTTTATGTATGAAGGGATAACTGCTTCTTATTTATTGGATCCTGAAAATAAAAAATTCATCAAAGAAAATAATCCATGGGCATTACGGGATATGAGTGAACGTCTGCTGGAAGCTATTCAGCGTGGGATGTGGGAACATCCATCTGATGAAATTAAAAATCAGTTAGAAGAATTGTATATAGAAGGAGAGGGGCAGGTAGAGTAA
- a CDS encoding cobyrinate a,c-diamide synthase, with amino-acid sequence MSKAFLIAAPWSNSGKTTVTLGVSRWFSNQGYKVQAFKCGPDYIDTIHHTTASRRPAVNLDMMMMPPSHLKQVFESYSKDADVSIVEGVMGLFDGAVKDKGSSAAIAKALDIPVILIVNASAMAYTIAPILYGLKSFDPDVKIAGVIFNFVNKPTHYALLKEACESVEIPCLGYIPSNEDIKIPSRHLGLQINGSYEEVIEKAAVHVMSHLPLVSILECAKKVEVDHQEIEDTSDVKKKNYKILVAKDEVFSFTYLENIKWLEQLGTIHYFSPLQDTELPVADIIYLAGGYPELYLEQLSGNTAMLKQLREASEKGIRIIAECGGMMYLGNEIIDENGIAYPMVGIFPFRTSMKHKKLTLGYRRVLIEGIEIWGHEFHYSKVEKDEGLESIAQVFSAREIEVPAKVYNHKNVYASYIHLYWAALSESVFQCI; translated from the coding sequence ATGTCCAAAGCTTTTTTAATTGCAGCTCCCTGGAGTAACTCAGGAAAAACTACTGTCACACTTGGAGTATCTCGTTGGTTTAGTAATCAGGGGTATAAAGTACAGGCTTTTAAATGTGGTCCTGATTATATTGATACAATTCATCATACAACAGCTTCTAGACGACCCGCTGTCAATCTGGATATGATGATGATGCCTCCTTCACACCTGAAGCAAGTATTTGAATCATATAGCAAAGATGCAGATGTTTCCATTGTAGAAGGAGTTATGGGGCTTTTCGACGGTGCAGTAAAAGACAAAGGAAGTTCTGCTGCCATTGCCAAAGCGCTTGATATTCCGGTAATATTAATAGTGAATGCATCAGCAATGGCGTATACAATTGCTCCTATTTTGTATGGGTTAAAGAGTTTTGATCCTGATGTGAAAATAGCGGGAGTGATTTTTAATTTTGTAAATAAACCAACGCATTACGCATTGTTAAAAGAAGCATGTGAGTCTGTTGAAATTCCGTGCCTAGGGTATATTCCTTCCAATGAAGATATTAAAATTCCCTCAAGACATTTGGGATTGCAAATCAATGGCTCTTATGAAGAAGTTATAGAAAAGGCTGCCGTTCATGTAATGTCACACCTCCCTTTAGTGTCTATTTTGGAATGTGCAAAGAAAGTAGAGGTAGATCATCAGGAAATAGAAGATACAAGCGATGTCAAAAAGAAAAACTATAAGATTTTAGTGGCTAAAGATGAGGTGTTTTCTTTTACCTATCTGGAGAATATTAAGTGGCTGGAACAGCTAGGAACGATTCATTATTTTAGCCCTCTTCAGGATACAGAATTACCTGTTGCAGATATTATTTATTTAGCAGGAGGCTATCCAGAACTATATTTAGAGCAGTTGTCAGGAAATACAGCAATGTTAAAACAATTAAGAGAAGCCTCAGAAAAAGGAATACGGATTATTGCCGAATGTGGGGGGATGATGTATTTGGGAAATGAGATTATTGATGAAAATGGTATTGCGTATCCAATGGTAGGGATTTTTCCTTTTAGAACTTCTATGAAACATAAAAAACTAACTTTAGGATATAGAAGAGTACTAATAGAGGGAATAGAGATATGGGGGCATGAATTTCATTATTCCAAGGTAGAAAAAGATGAGGGATTAGAAAGTATTGCCCAGGTTTTTTCAGCCAGAGAAATAGAAGTTCCGGCAAAAGTATATAATCATAAAAACGTATATGCCAGTTATATTCATTTATACTGGGCAGCGTTATCAGAATCAGTTTTTCAATGCATTTAA